The sequence GTCTTGCAAATAGCGAATTTTGTACAAAAACGCAACTAGCTATGGCAATCTGAACCTTCCTATGGTTTTATATTATATTGTTCGATTTACTCATGTCTTATAGCAGGTTAAGCATCAACTTTAACAGCATCGTTTCATCTATAGTTCATTTTGTATTTAATAAGGCAAAACTGCAAAAACACAAAATTCATGATTATTCTGATGCAGAATACGGAAAGGACTATATGTTTGAATCCGCAGAGAACTACAACCAGGGTTGCATGACAGCCCGAGGTAAAGGTGTTAAGAAAGATGATTACATAATATTAAGAAACGGTTCTGAGTCTTATCGCTATCAAGTCAAAGAAATAGATTATTATTCAAATCCGGCAGATATGTGGATGGCTTTACTTCAAAAAGTAACAGATAACTAGTTTTATTTAAATTTTGAATCTAAATACTAGCAATTTATTAAGCAATTTTACATATGTTTCTAGTAGTCCATTAGGGCAATAGTGCATGGGTAATAGTGAGAAGAGAAACTTGTTTTCTCCACCCCTCTACCCCCCTCCCCCCTTACTCTTAGTCAGCAATAAAAGTTGAGACTTAGTAGTCTTTTCTGATATTCCGTTGAAGGAGTGCCCGATCCAACACCGGCGTTCCTTTCTGATATCACTAAATACAAATGGTGATAGCCCAAAGGGCGACGTTTCAAATATCGCAGTTTTTAGTCTGAACTCCAGTTATTATATTTTTGCTACAAAGCTTTAATTCACAATGCCTTCATGTAAATGATGTTTTGATTAATTATATCAGTATCAGTTGTTATTTTTTACTTCTTTAACTAGGATTAGTACTTAGGTGTTTACAAAAAACACACACAGGGCTGCTTACTTAACCTATATCTACCCTTCGCTTTATATAGAAATCTTGTACGCGGTTAAGTTTGCAAGAGTTATACTTCATAAACCAAAAGTGTATGAATCAAATATCTCTTCCGACAAGAGATATGTTTAAAAATTACAGAAAGGCAATTCTACTCATGGAGCGTAATTTTATATATTATATTCTTGTTGTGTTTGCAAGTAATATTTATCAGTGATAACTAAGATATTTTCTTGCAGTTTGCCTTTAATTTATTTATTTACATACATTGTAAAGATAAACTTTTCAGGCATTTATAAAGCGTACTTTATCAACTCAAAAGCTTATTTAAAGCGTATATAAAGTGTCGGTAATCATACATGTAAATTGCCTAAATACGCATACAATTAAATACGTGAGTTGCAAATAATACTAGTAAATGCAGTGGTACTGAGAGCATATGAACCTTTCAAAAATGGATTGCGAAATCTCTGAATTTTCAACAGTAGTAACCGTATCAGATCAGGTTTCTTCCGACCTTGGTGGTGAAGCAGTTATCCTTAATATGAAGACTGGAATTTATCACGGATTAAATGAAGTTGGTGCGAAAATTTGGGATTTGATCGAGCAACCAAAAACCGTGAAAGAGATTCACAACTTAATTGTTGAAGAGTACGAAGTAGAACCCGAAGTTTGTAAAAATGACCTGTTATCACTGCTTAAAAATTTACAATCTGTAGGGCTAATTGAAGTAAAAAATGAGACTGCTGCGTAAACTGAATAAAACTTTTCGTCTGAATCCTGAAGATTTATATTTTGTTTTTGTCACCTTTATTTTATTAGGAACAATTAGATTAGGGTTGCGGTTTGTTGAGTTATCTGTACTTCTGAAACTACTTCAAAAAGTTAGTAAACCAGAATTCCCGCTTTTGGGTATCAACTTAATCCAATCTGCTTTATCTCTAGAAAAAATTGTTTCTGCTGTAAACCTGACAACTCGCAATATGCCGGGTGGTGCAAAATGTTTGGCTCGTGCTTTAACTGTTCGGACATTAATGAGTCGTAATGGTTATTCCCCCGAACTTTGCATCGGTGTTGCTAAAAACGAAGAAAAATTTGAGGCTCATGCTTGGATTGAATATCAGGGGCAAGTAATCGTTGGTTTTCTTCCCGATCTTCCTCGCTACATCCCATTACCATCTCTTGAAGGAATTAAACTATGAGCGGCATCGTCGGCGTACATTACCTTGATGGTCGTCCTGTCAACGGCGAAGACTTATCAAAAATGGTTGATATATTAGCCCATCGCGGACCCGATGGCGCAGATACCTGGATAGGTCAGTCTGTTGGCTTAGGGCACCGGATGTTATGGACTACCCGCGAGTCTCTCATAGAAACATTACCCTTGGTTAAGCAAGATGGTAATTTAGTTATTACATCTGATGCTCGCATCGATAATCGTGAAGAGTTGATTGCTGCACTACAGATAAATAACCGCCCTTCTGATAAGATAGGTGATAGCGAACTGATACTGGCAGCTTACGGGAAGTGGGGCGAACAATGCCTGGAGCATTTATTAGGTGACTTTGCCTTCGCGATTTGGGATAAAGGGAAGCAGCAACTATTTTGCGCTAGAGACCATATAGGAATTAAACCTTTTTACTACTGCCGCAATAGTGATACCTTCGTTTTTGCTTCTGAGATCAAGGCAATTCATACCTTACCTAATATTGAGCGTAAAGTTAATGAAACCCGAATCGCCGAATATCTGCTAATTGTATTTGAAGATAAAACCACAACTTTTTATCAAGATATCTTTCGATTGCCTCCTGGGCACTGCATGACTGTAAGTAAGGAAGATATAAAAATAAGGTGTTACTGGGAATTAAATCCTCAAAAAGAACTTAGGCTAGGTTCAGACGAAGAGTATGCAGAAGCTTTTCGCGAAATATTCACCGAAGCAGTACGCTGTCGTCTACGTAGTGCGTTCCCTATCGGTTCTACCCTCAGCGGTGGACTTGATTCTTCCGCTATCACCTGTTTAGCAAGGAATCTCTTAGATAAAAATCAACCTCTGCATACCTTCTCTGTGATTTTTGATGAGATGTCACAGTGTGATGAGCGTCCCTTTATTAACGAAGTTTTAGCTCAAGGAAACTTTACACCTCACTATTTAAATGGTGATAAATTAACTCCTTTAGAAGATATCAATCGGATGATGTGGTATCACGACGAACCATTTTATTTTGCAAACTCGTATCTATATTGGAATACTTGTCCTATAGCTAAAAATGAAGGTATTCGGATTCTGTTAGACGGTTTTGATGGGGATACCAGCGTTTCTCACGGCTTAGGATACTTTGACGAACTAGCAAATCAGGGACGATGGTTTAAGTTAATTAAGGAGTTAAAACACAGGGAAAAGTATACAGAACAATCTTTGTGGAGTTCGCTATCGCCTTATTTGTGGGTACACGCACTCAAACCATCACATCGCAAATTTATCTATCGGGTGCGACGGAAACTAGCGAAACTCAACAAATTTAGAAAAGGCAAGAGCAATACTCAAGCTAATACGAATCAAATCATCAATGATAAATTTGTCGAGCGTATTACTTTAAAGGAACATCTGCAAAGCTTGGAAGAAAAAAGATATAAACCGCAGCCAAGGGAAAGGGATTGTCACTATCAATCTTTAAATTGGGGACTTATACCTTTCTTTCTCGAAGTTATAGACAAGAGTGCAGCAGCAGCTTCTATTGAAGCCAATCATCCACTGTTTGATAAGCGCTTAGTAGAGTTTTGTTTATCACTTCCTCCCGAACAAAAAATTCATCAAGGATGGACTCGGATGATATTACGTCGGGGAATGGAAAATATTCTACCTAAAAAAGTGCAGTGGCGTACCGACAAGAACAACTTTGAACCAGCTGTTATCCACGCATTATTAGATTTGAATCGCGAGCTTGTAGAGAAAGTGATTTTACATAATTCCGAAGATGTTGAGGATTATGTAGACATGGAAGCAGTCCGTAAGATTTTTCAAAAATTGATTTCTGAAAGAAAGCCTAGTGATGTTATTCCGGTTTGGGTAACAACTCTTTTAGGATACTGGCGTTCAAAGTAAAAACTAAACCTGAACATTTATAGTCGAAACTTCGGAAAAACCAATGCAGCATCAAAATATTTCCAGCACAAATATATTTAAAGCTTCCGCTGTTGACTTAGCACCATGTGGTACTTATTGGTGGTTTGAATCTAAGCCACCACCGAAGGCGCATCTAATTTAGAAAGTTTTCGGTTTTCAAACAAAAAATTAAACCTATTAGGAGTAAATCCATGTCTAAGAAAGTATACAGCAGACCCGAATTAAGCGCTTACGGTGAATTTGCAAACTTGACTCAACGCACCGGTTCCGGTTTTGCTGACTTCGAAGGATCTACCGACACTGGAGTTGGTACTGTTACAACTGGTGCTGACCCTAACACTTCCGTAATCAATACCCCAACCGGTTCTGTTAACTTTACTCCTGCAAGCTAAGTAAAAATCAACTGCACTGGAAATAGGGAAGACAGGAAAATTATATTTCCACTCAACCCCACTATCCTATAACCAGCTAAGTTTTTACTTCATTCTTGCTTATTTCTTGAGTGTCCTAAGAAAATCAGATAGTTTGTTTTAAAACAAATTTGTTAACAGTAGTCAAACGATATGTTTTGATGTACCGTTATCGTCTGAATTAATAAACTTAAGACACTCAAGAGATACTAATTAATTTTTGCTTGGTGAGTTGCGCTTTAAACCAGTGAGTTTCTAATCCGATCTGGATAATAGCGCTCACCAAGCTTTGTAAATAAACTAATTTCCATACCTATGATTAGGTTACCTGAAAATAGGGCTTTCTGGCAATTCCAAAAAATACCAAGTTTGGTAGAAAATTGGTAGATGTTGTTAGACAAATTATATATAAAAAAGTTTTTAACCGCAAAATAATATTACAGACATGGCATAAACGCTATTTATACAAAAAATGAAAGTTTATATAGGTACTTATTCATATATTCCTGGTTCTTGAACTAGACTTATGTAATTCGTTCTGTATATTAGGCTAATCCAAAGTTACTAGCAACAACTACATTAAAAATGTATTCCTATATTGCTTACGGTTTAAGTTTCCAATCCGAATTAGCTATACCAGAATTTATTCCCGGACAGGGGGGATGTGATGCTCAGATCATCATCAAAAAAGACAGTACTCCCGAGGAGTACCTTGCAGAAGAATATCTTTGTCAAGAATGGGCGCTGAAAGTTCACCAACAAGAAGCATTTGTCTATATCAAAGATACGGGTATTTTTCTCATCCAGAGAGGACGCAAAATTGTAATTGTTCCAACAGAAAATGCGACTGAGAAAAAAATTCGCCTTTATCTTGCTGGAACAGTGATGGCAATCTTACTCTATCAACGACAGTTTTTGGTGTTACATGCTAGCGTTGCCAATATTAACGGTAGCGCAGTTGCCTTTCTAGGGGAATCTGGTGAAGGCAAGTCTTCTACCGCAGCAGCATTTTACCGAAAGGGATATGATATTCTCACTGACGATGTTGCTCCTGTCACGTTGGCTAAAGGAACAGCTACTATTACCCCTGGATTTCCTCAAATCAAACTTTGTAGAAAAACTGCTGAAGCTTTAGGGTATGATTTTGATTCTTTAGATGCAATCAATTCTCCCAAGCAAAAACGGGGTCATCGTTTTAAACCGAATTCTTTAGCGCCATTACCTATTGGACGTATATACGTACTATATGAAGATACAGAGTTCAAGATTGAACCTTTCACATCAAAAGAATCGGTAGTAGAGCTTTTACGTCATTCCCGTCCGATAACTCTGTACCATTCTGGAGATACCAACCACTTTTTTCAATGCGTTACTCTAGCTAAAGAGTGTGGAGTCTATCGTTTGGGAAGACCTCGCAATTTAGCTTTGCTACCAGAGATAGTCAAACTAGTAGAAGAAAATTTATCGAGTCAATTAACTGAAGCGATAGTTTGAATTAGCAATAAATAAAGCTTGTTATTTGATGGCTAAACGACATAAATACAAGCAGATTTTTGATTAAATAGCAATCGAATTGATTGTCTTGAGCGAGAAAACTCTACTTATGCAAGCAGGTAAAATACTCAAAAAGATGCGTAGCCGATGGCGGCTCGGGGGCGCATTACGCTTAGTTTGGCAAAGCAGTCCTAAACTGGCGATCGCCCGTTTAATATTTCTCATTTTTCAAGGGATTCTACCATTAATACCTCTATATCTCGGCAAACTGCTTATCGACACAGTTGCCGCAAGTTTAAATGCTGCTGACAAGCAAGCTGCTTTTCAGGAAGCCATAATTTTACTGGTGCTGACAGCCTTAGTAACTATTCTTAATACGGTAGTTTCTTCTCTAGCTGAGGTGATTAATACTGCTCAAGGTCAGCAAGTCACCAATCATATGCAGAATATTCTTCATGCAAAATCAATTGAGGTAGATTTAGAATACTACGAAAATTCCAAATATTATGATGCATTACAACGGGCGCAACAAGAAGCATCTTTTCGACCGACGCAAATTGTAAATAGGTTAGCTCAGGTTGTTCAAAATGGAATTTCTTTAATTGCCATAGTTGGTTTATTGCTGTCATTACACTGGGGAATTGCTGGAGTTCTTTTTGTTGCTGCGATTCCTGCAATGTTAGTTAGGGGTAAATATTCTCAAATAATCTATGATTGGCAGCGGAAAAACACATCCAAAGAAAGACAAATACAGTATTTTGGTTCGCTATTAACATCAGATTTATACGCTAAAGAAATCCGTTTATTTGGACTAGGTCATATTTTCAGCGAAAGATTTTACCGCTTGAAAATAAAAATGTACAAGGAAGGCTTGAACATTGTCACCCGACGTGCTGCTGCTAATATTATTGCTCAAGTAATATCGGGAATTTTAATATTTACTGCTTATACCTTTATTTTTTACCAAACGATTCAAGGTATTCTTGCTATAGGCGACCTAGTACTATATTACCAAGCATTTCAAAAGGGACAAAGCTCTCTTCAAGGAATGCTGCGTCACTTTAATTCCTTATACGAAGACAACCTGTTTCTTGCTAACCTCTATGAATTCTTAGACTTAAAACCCAAAGTTGTCGAGCCTAACAACCCGAAATCTTTTCCTCATCCAATGCAGTCAGGGATTGTTTTTGATAATGTGAGTTTTGAGTATTCCAACAGTAATCGTAAAGCACTGCAAAGCGTTAACTTGACTGTTAAACCTGGAGAAGTTGTAGCATTAGTAGGGGAAAACGGCTCGGGGAAAACAAGTTTAATTAAATTGCTTTGCCGATTATACGACCCTACTGCCGGTAAAATTACCATTGATGGTATTGATATCCGTCAGTTTCAGATTCCCGCACTTCGACAGGAAATAGGAGTAATTTTCCAAGATTACGCTAAATATCATTTAACGGCAAATGAAAATATTTGGTTGGGGAACACTCACGTCGAACCGAATAACAATCAAATTTTGCAGGCTGCACGTATGGCTGGTGCTGATGACGTTATATCCAAGTTACCCAAAGGCTATGACACCATCCTAGGAAAATTATTTGAGCAGGGGGAAGAATTAAGTATTGGTCAGTGGCAAAAAATAGCCTTAGCCAGAGCATTTTTACGTAAATCCCAGGTAATTGTCCTAGACGAACCAACCAGCGCTATGGACCCCAAAGCAGAAGAAGAGGTTTTTCGCAAATTCCGCGAATTGATTCAGGGGCAAGCTGCGATTCTGATTAGCCACCGTTTATCAACAGTAAAAATGGCTGACAGAATTTATGTAATGGAAGGTGGGAAAGTAATTGAAAATGGTTCTCACCAAGAATTAATGCAGCAAAATGGTACTTATGCTTATTTATTTGAAACTCAAGCTCAGAACTATCGTTAAAAAATCATATCGGGTAGTAACTCATATAAATAAGTAATACCAATTCTGTATGAGGCTGCGCTCAATCGCTCTCACTCTGAAAGAGTGGAGCTACTGATACAAAGCCTACCTGCGTAGGCTTAATTCGGCGCATCTTTATAAAGAAATGATATAAGAGTTTTACCTCTAAATAGTACCAAGCAAAAAATATTTTTACAGTTATTAGTATTCTAAGTTGAGTTTAAAGTGAACGAACTACTTATCTACTGCGCCCGCGCAAATTTAGAGCCTACTGAGATAGAGAAAATCAAGACTCTTGTTAAACAAGAAATCGATTGGCAAAAGTTAATTGAAACAGCCAACTTTCATAAATTAATACCCTTGCTCTATCAAAAACTTAATAGCACTTGCCCCCAGCTAGTTCCAAATGAAGTTTTAATTAACTTAAAACAGCAGTTTCAAGCAAATGCGACACGCAACCTATTTATCACCAGCGAACTAGTTAAACTATTAGATTTATTTGAGTCTCACCAAATACATGCAATTCCCATTAAAGGAGCAGTTTTAGCTGTTTGTG comes from Rivularia sp. PCC 7116 and encodes:
- a CDS encoding PqqD family protein; this translates as MNLSKMDCEISEFSTVVTVSDQVSSDLGGEAVILNMKTGIYHGLNEVGAKIWDLIEQPKTVKEIHNLIVEEYEVEPEVCKNDLLSLLKNLQSVGLIEVKNETAA
- a CDS encoding lasso peptide biosynthesis B2 protein translates to MRLLRKLNKTFRLNPEDLYFVFVTFILLGTIRLGLRFVELSVLLKLLQKVSKPEFPLLGINLIQSALSLEKIVSAVNLTTRNMPGGAKCLARALTVRTLMSRNGYSPELCIGVAKNEEKFEAHAWIEYQGQVIVGFLPDLPRYIPLPSLEGIKL
- a CDS encoding lasso peptide isopeptide bond-forming cyclase, translating into MSGIVGVHYLDGRPVNGEDLSKMVDILAHRGPDGADTWIGQSVGLGHRMLWTTRESLIETLPLVKQDGNLVITSDARIDNREELIAALQINNRPSDKIGDSELILAAYGKWGEQCLEHLLGDFAFAIWDKGKQQLFCARDHIGIKPFYYCRNSDTFVFASEIKAIHTLPNIERKVNETRIAEYLLIVFEDKTTTFYQDIFRLPPGHCMTVSKEDIKIRCYWELNPQKELRLGSDEEYAEAFREIFTEAVRCRLRSAFPIGSTLSGGLDSSAITCLARNLLDKNQPLHTFSVIFDEMSQCDERPFINEVLAQGNFTPHYLNGDKLTPLEDINRMMWYHDEPFYFANSYLYWNTCPIAKNEGIRILLDGFDGDTSVSHGLGYFDELANQGRWFKLIKELKHREKYTEQSLWSSLSPYLWVHALKPSHRKFIYRVRRKLAKLNKFRKGKSNTQANTNQIINDKFVERITLKEHLQSLEEKRYKPQPRERDCHYQSLNWGLIPFFLEVIDKSAAAASIEANHPLFDKRLVEFCLSLPPEQKIHQGWTRMILRRGMENILPKKVQWRTDKNNFEPAVIHALLDLNRELVEKVILHNSEDVEDYVDMEAVRKIFQKLISERKPSDVIPVWVTTLLGYWRSK
- a CDS encoding ABC transporter ATP-binding protein; amino-acid sequence: MQAGKILKKMRSRWRLGGALRLVWQSSPKLAIARLIFLIFQGILPLIPLYLGKLLIDTVAASLNAADKQAAFQEAIILLVLTALVTILNTVVSSLAEVINTAQGQQVTNHMQNILHAKSIEVDLEYYENSKYYDALQRAQQEASFRPTQIVNRLAQVVQNGISLIAIVGLLLSLHWGIAGVLFVAAIPAMLVRGKYSQIIYDWQRKNTSKERQIQYFGSLLTSDLYAKEIRLFGLGHIFSERFYRLKIKMYKEGLNIVTRRAAANIIAQVISGILIFTAYTFIFYQTIQGILAIGDLVLYYQAFQKGQSSLQGMLRHFNSLYEDNLFLANLYEFLDLKPKVVEPNNPKSFPHPMQSGIVFDNVSFEYSNSNRKALQSVNLTVKPGEVVALVGENGSGKTSLIKLLCRLYDPTAGKITIDGIDIRQFQIPALRQEIGVIFQDYAKYHLTANENIWLGNTHVEPNNNQILQAARMAGADDVISKLPKGYDTILGKLFEQGEELSIGQWQKIALARAFLRKSQVIVLDEPTSAMDPKAEEEVFRKFRELIQGQAAILISHRLSTVKMADRIYVMEGGKVIENGSHQELMQQNGTYAYLFETQAQNYR